From the Mycobacterium sp. DL592 genome, the window GCGGGCGCCCCGAGCGGGTGACGATGCCGAGTGCCACCGAGACCGTCATGAATGCGAGGGCGACGATGCCGTTGCCGCGCCCCAGCGCCCACAGGGCCTCACTGGTCATGACCCGCGCGAGAACGTGACGTGGGGCGAGAAGCTGTTGCCGCCGCCCGACACGCTGCCTCCGCCGGCCGGGACGTGGCTCTTGCGAATGGGGAACGCGGACTGCCCCGAGGAGGACGAGGACGACGGAGCCTGCTGCTGGACGGGCTCCTGCTGCTGGACGGGCGCCTGCGTGTACTTCGGGGTGTAGGTCTCGGCAGGGGCCGTGTATTGCGGGGTGTAGGTCTCGGCAGGGGCCGGCGCGACGGGTGCCGGCGCGGCCGGTGCCACCGGGTCGACGGGCGGCGGCGGCGGGGCGTCAGCCGGGGGTGCCGGCGGTGCCACGTCCACCGGCGGAGCGGGTGCCAGGACCTCAGGTGCCGGGGCTTCCGCGGCCGGCGGCGGCTTGTAGGTGTCGGCGTAGGCCAGGGCGGAGGCGCCCGCCACTCCGGCGACGCCGATTCCGGCCAGCGTCCACGAGGCGACGGCGGCCCGGCGGAATCCGGAACGAGGTGAGTTCATGTCCACGAGAGTGTCAGCCGATTTTTAGGACGCTCAAAGAACTCGCTATGTGCTCGCTAGGTGGTGACCAAAGGCACCAATGGAAGCTCTGACCGAGGCTTTCAGGTCGATTCGTGCCATTGTGGAAACTGTGAGCAATTGGGACGACACCAGCATCGAGTCCGGCGAGTACAGCGTCGATGACGACAACCAGCTGCAGCCGGAGGACACCCTGGTCGACCGCGGCGTCGACGACATCCTTGACGAGGGAATCTCCCCGCCGGAGCGGCCCTATGCCAAGGCGGTGCTCGACCATCCCGGCAGGGAGACCCTCGATGAGCTGCTGGCCGAGGAAGAGCCCGATCCGCTGTCGCGACTGAACAACGTGCTCGACGAGTTCGAGCAGGACCGCTCCGACGACTCCGAGCGCGTATCCGAGTTCCCGCAGGACGACGAGGTGGGCCGCGCCCGTTCGGGCCGGCTGGTGGCCTCGAACCTCGGATCCGGTGAGGACGATGACGCCGAGTTGTTCGCCGCCGACGTCGGGATCGACGGTGGCGCGGCCTCGGCCGAAGAGGCCGCCATGCACATCATCAGCGACGAGGACTAGTACCGAGTCGTTCGGCCGTGCAGCCAATAGCGCGGTACGGTCGATGAGGCTGACGCAGCAGCCTCGCGGCAACGTCACGGTGGCGATCTGGACGCCCCACCGCACCGGAGTACCGGTCCGGCGTTGACCGACCCGTAGTTGTGGCGCCCCTTCGGCGCATGGCACTCGCAGTGCAGTATCGCTGCGGCCACGACCTAGCGGGCCGCGTCCTCGCGCGGCGGGCACAGGACATTCATGAGCCAGTTCACCGAGACGATGTTCGGAAATGCTCAGTGGAGCGTGAACGGCATGATCACCGGGGAACCCGACAATGCGGTCCGGCACAGCTGGGCCGACGTGCATCAGCGCGCCGGGCACATCGCCGGCGGTCTGTCGCGGGCCTGGGTGGGCCACGGCGACGCCGTGGCCGTACTCGCCGGGGCCCCGGTCGATATCGCACCGACCGCACAGGCGATCTGGATGCGCGGGGCTTCGGTCACGATGCTGCACCAGCCCACACCCCGAACCGACCTCAAGCGTTGGGCCGATGAGACCGCCGCGGTGATCTCGGTGATCGACGCGAAGGCCGTGGTCGTCTCCGACCCGTTCCTGCCGGCTGCGCCGCTGCTCGCCGAGCTGGGCATGCCGGTGCTGATCGTCGATGAACTCGCGCAGGCACGCCCCGTGCGGCCCGTGCCGACCGCCGAGACCGATCTGGCCCTGCTGCAACTGACTTCGGGGTCGACAGGTTCACCCAAGGCCGTCCACATCACTCATGCGAACGTCGTTGCCAACGCCGAGGCGATGTTCGTCGGCGCGGAGTTCGACCCGGCTTCCGACGTGATCGTTAGCTGGCTGCCGTGCTTCCACGACATGGGCATGACCGGCTTTCTGACCGTGCCGATGTACTTCGGCGCCGAGCTGGTCAAGCTCACGCCGATGGACTTCCTGCGCGATAACTTGTTGTGGGTCAAGCTGATCGACA encodes:
- a CDS encoding DUF5709 domain-containing protein, which codes for MSNWDDTSIESGEYSVDDDNQLQPEDTLVDRGVDDILDEGISPPERPYAKAVLDHPGRETLDELLAEEEPDPLSRLNNVLDEFEQDRSDDSERVSEFPQDDEVGRARSGRLVASNLGSGEDDDAELFAADVGIDGGAASAEEAAMHIISDED